AAATATttcagcaaagcaaaaaaaaaatgcagccatGTTAGGATTGTGCCAACTGGTCATTTATCAAAAgatagttataaaaaaaagaaaagaaaaagatctTAATCACATGCATTGCCCTCTACAAGGATCTGTTAATAGGCCGTTTAGAGTGCATACTGTATTGGATGTTGCAGTATGCACCCAGTTATGAACGAACTATGTCCACTGGTCACAAAATAGTGCCCCCCAGTGGTCTAAGAACAGTATGCAGCGGTAAGCCCTCTACATAGAACTTCCATAatggtacatattatttttaatCATGAAACTGGGAAAAGTTAAGAGTGCTTATGGTTCAGAATTATCCTTTTACAGAGCTCCACCAACCTTTACACCACCAACATAAGTGACactgacagatagatagatagatagatagatagatagatagatagatagatagatagatattggataaTGTACACTAACAGGCTTGTATGCTCACCTACATTCTTTTTTCAGGATGGTTATATGGATTTTATGGAATACGTAGCTGCTTTGAGCTTAGTCCTCAAAGGCAAAGTGGAGCAGAAGCTGCGGTGGTACTTTAAACTCTATGATGTGGATGGGAATGGCTGCATTGACAGAGGAGAACTTCTCAATATAATAAAGGTAAGGCAGGAATTCAAATAGATCAGGCCTGTACATTTAATGCATTTCCTAAATATAGATATGGGACTGAAAGCACTGAAATATTAAGCAAATGTACTGTTTTATTCAGGCTATTAGGGCTATTAACAGATGCAATGAAGATATGACCGCAGAGGAGTTCACAGATATGGTTTTTGACAAAATTGATATTAATGGCGATGGTGAGTAATCTTCCTGTTTTTATTATTGGAATGCCTTTACATAACATTTGATGTATTTGCTACAAGGGTTGCTGCCTTAGAACTTTGActtatttttttaacatgattGCTGACAGAACTAGATGGGTTGCTTTAGTGCCACTCCTTGTACCTACCAAGGCATACCACTAGATACAGAGTACGACTTAATACGAGTAATGAAAATGTGTCATTAATATAGCATGAACTGCAGCACAATATAATAAGAGATAGCTGTAAACATATGAGAGATAAGAGAAATAttgaaaaacacataaaaaaatctgacattaaaACAAGAATACATTTTATCTGTTCTGTTTAGTTGTAGAAAATGTAGTTAAGGGGTTTGTCTGGTATAACCTTTTTTAATATAACTTAGATGGTTGGCCAGTCCCAATGAAATTGGTAGGCTTGTCCAATAATTATCTCACGTGTATGACCTGCTTAACTCAGAGAACAGGTAAAAACTTTTACCCTGGAGGACCCAGATAATGTTGCTGCTTCACATGCGCAGCCCATTTCCCTATGGTGGCAATGGAAGAGAATAAAACACTTGCTATCCAAAGAGTGGACAATCCTTTTAAGACCTCAAAGTTTtaaagatgcaattttttttccccaggtgAACTATCACTCGAAGAATTTATGGAAGGTGTTCAGAAGGATGAGCTACTCCTGGATGTGCTGACCCGCAGTTTAGACCTGAAACACATTGTCTACATGATTCAGAATGATGGTAAAAGGATGGACATGACAGAACGACCTTGTACAGAAATCGCAACTGTTCATTCACTTCCCTGAGAAATAAAACAATGTCTGTGGCTCCATTACATTTCATTCTTTTTTCTGAGGACTTTGCCTATAACAAGGCCAAGATGGATTATTTAAAGTGACCTACACTAAAACGGTCATATAATGGGTAAACATCTTCACAAGCTTTACAGAAGCCGTAGAATTACCTAGAAGGGTTAGAGTTCATTTAAAGATCTAAAGCAAAAAAGGACTACACAGTCCAGTCATCACCGGTAGGGTACAATACTTCTAGCCATGCTGGTCTAATTGTGTAATAATTTGTAGAGCATTGATAGCCAGATGAAATATACTGACaggtaattataaaaaatatgtgTAGTGGTGTCCTCCTCAGTACGGTTATGGCAGAACGGCCGAAAGGATCTCTTGATGAAAAGAGAGTGGGTAGCAGAATATAAAGTATACCTTGTAGGTATTGGTGATATGCATATACATACACTGATataatatacatactgtatatatcagtgtCATGTAGTATAAGACAGGGAACTATGACATTGTGATCTCATTTCTCCAAATGTATTTTGATGTTATGTTTTTGCAGCTTGAAGGAGTTCTATAGCTATACATAGTCTTACTAATATGCTTTGTGTTTCAATTCTGCACTATATTGAACTCTacttgcagtcagtgaatggaaagATTCTTTACATTTGAATCTGAAGATACATTTAAGGCAGATATTCACCTACTACAGGGACAGATCTACAATGGTGGTGCGCACTCGCATATATAAAAGAGGGTTGGATGAAAAGGTGTGAGCTGATTAAAATAATCCACAGGTTATAGAAAAAACTACAGAAAAGACCGGGGCCATTATCCAGGAAATTTAATTTGGGAATAGGGAATTAGATGAGGCTGATGAACCTGTGCAGGCTCCTTGTTAGTCTTGATATACAGGAACAGGTGTAAACTGAGAGTcttatgtgtcatcagaaaatgaatcACGTATTAATGCTAaacatttaaatatttttgggtgattttttcCTTGTCATATTATACTTAATAATATATTAAGTGATCCTCTACTGTAAAGATCACTTTTCAGAAGTGATGGTgacagctcacctcctccccctccctgcacaggtcacagagaaaGTCTAAATATGGGTCAGATATTCCCTGTAGGTAGGATGGTTTCAGATTTGATACTACAGCAACCgtatatttaaagggagtctgtcatcagcatttcacttttttaacccttcccatagctctctagtatgcttacagttaataaaaacgttacctctagcatcaatcctggacttataaaaccgtcaaaaacgatctttgtaacatatgcaaatgagggctcacaagtgcccaggggcggcgttaccctcttaggtgccctgctagctcagccccgcttccccccgccccttccttccctccgcccgcccatcctttccctctgaatgggaatgggcatcgcagtgcgcatgcgccggccgacagactgagtgcgcaggcgcaggatctcggaggaataacaagttagtagataggtggtcagagggaaaggatgggcgggcggagggaaggaaggggcagggggaagcgaagaaaaggctgagctagcagggcacctacgagggtaacgccacccctgggcacttgcgatccctcatttgcatatgctacaaaGATCGTTTttgacggttttataagtccaggattgatgctagaggtaacgtttttattaactgtaagcatgctagagagctatgggaagggttaaaaaagtgaaatgctgatgacagactccctttaaaggatcGGATCCTGTCTTATGAGATGAAGAAAATCTTTTACTAAAGCCTTATTTGGGAAAAGCTGTCTTATGTCACGGGATAATGTTATAAGGTTTGATCCAATCCCTAGCTACTAACATACAGCTTCCACGTGGGGCAGTAATATGATCGCACCAGCCATACAAAGAGATAttgagaccagtttctcaggaCAGAGAGGGCTGTGTCTATACACACTATCGGACTATGTGAactctgttgttttttttattgatatttgCAGTTACTTTTAGTTTTCTATTACTATTATAAACCATTTTGAAATGTTATTTAAATCATATAGAACCCATTTAAGTTTAATTGAAAAAGATACGGTATGGAGATATGAATGCTCTTTACTTGTGGATATTCATTGCAAGAATATAGATTTGTTTAGCTACTAACACTTTTGCAGTCTTGTGACTGACCATTTCTGTCTTAATGTTGTGTATAGCAGACAATCGGCTTGTACCATCTGCTCTGAAAAATGACAATAAAGCTACAATTCTCTACAGTATTTCAGCTGTCTTTAATTTACTCTTCAACATAATGATGAATTGTTGATAAAAGGGCTCTACAGCCATAGAATAAAACTTACATGTCCTGTTCATTACAAGAATTTGCTAAAGTATAACTGGAAATCAAAGAATGGAAGTATGAAAAAGATTAAAAATTGAAATAATGTTGTAGGATAATGGTCTAAAAGTGGCCATACACATAATATTAATATAAACTATTTCTGCAGAACAGGTCAACCATCTAATTTTAGGGATTGTTcagtttaattaaaccagcatatatacgtgattactacTGCGAAACACAGGGTAGGGCAGCAATTTACCTGGGAGTGTTAATGTAAAATTGCGCTTCAAGCCTCAATCATCTGTTTTCGTGAATTCCATTTCCACACTGttggaatttttaattttttttgtattgttaaaTTTAATGGAACCAGCAtgtatatgtgattactacaacaATACACAGCCTAGGGCAGCAATATTCGTGTGAGTGTAAAGGGGAATTTGAGCGTCAGGCCTCAATCGTCCATTTGTGAACTCCGGTTCCACATAATTGGAATTTAATTTTGTGGGGATTGTTCAACTTAAATAAAacagcatatatacatgattactacaATACACAGCCTAGGGcagcaatttacctgtgagtgtttACATGAATTTGACCATCAGGATTCAATTGTCCGTTTCCGTTTATTCTATATCCACCTGGTTAGAATATAATTTTGGGGtgattgttcaatttaattaaaccagcatatatacgtAATTACTTCAACAATACACAGGATACGCAATCTTCCTATGACTATTAATGCAAGATTGAGTGTCAGGCCTGGCCCGTAATCATCCATttacattcatttatttctccatACAGttggaattataatttttttgggacttgttcaatttaataaACCAGTACATACtgtaggtgatcagtacaccaatacacaggccagcacacaaaagtatATTTTAGTAATCACAAAGTTATGCCTAAATCCGTTTCTCTTTATTTCTGTGTTCACACGTTTCcaatcaaatgttttttttttagctttttttattggggttgttgattatattcaaagcagcatatatatgtgattacttcACAAATGCACAGGGTAGTGCATaacattatctgagaggccccaaaatgtccgtTCTACTGAAAGGTTGCAAAcgaaagacccagagccagaatgtgggtagtagcagtacCAAATATCTGGCCAGAAGTAGTAGCTGTAGTAGGCCGCATCTGTTTCTTCTGGCTTcagaaaggtgcaacattataattgaggagaaagaggatgacattgtggattggatggctcactccttctCTCAGTTGCAGCAGGATGATGTAAAGGTGACTTCAGAGTCCAACACCATACCATGGAGCCAGTGGTCACAGCGTAttacctgctcctcctccttgaagCCCTAAAGAGTTCTTTCAATGCAGTACTCTCAGTGTTCattgccccttcctagtgggGTGCTACGGCAGATAGTCAGTAGAGTCAAACTGTTGACAATTTGTGTGAGAGCAAtcagtgtttgtactgccctcaaggaggaggtggaggaagaggctgcagaccccaggcatagccatgttggcagtggtagtagtggcacccATAGCTGCGGTGTTGGCATTGGTGACAGAGACAGTGGCAGTCGGGGCAGAGCTGGGGAGGGAGGCTGAAGAACCCACCATTATATGCTACAGTCTGATAAAACGAAAAGGAGGGTGAGGTCACTGATAATAATTGTTTGCTGGACAGAACCTAGGAGCCAAATCGGGACAACattagaggaggaggatgatggctgCACCAATAAAGGACAGAGGCCATGTACCTCTCAAAGAACAGCCAGGGCTACGTCTGCTTTGGGATCTGGATATTCCGCTGATGCTGTAGGTGGATTAATACCAGAGCTAAGCCAAGCTCGGCTGCCTCTACCTCTGCTGCATGAGTATCTTCCATCTGGCATTTTTCCTTCATGCTGccggaagacaaaagcattgccttgTGCAAGCTGTGCAAGTGCAAGATAGGACatgggcaggcaaacacaaatgtaggcaccacagctctatggCATCACTCCATCCTGTGGGCAAACAGAGGTGCCACCACAGAAGGGGTTCCCTGCTTCTCCTGGCTCCCCTTGTGCTAGCCAGGCTGCATCCATAGGCAGTACATTGTCTGTCACATCATCATCCCTTTCCACATCTCCTGCTCGGATTCTTTCTCCTCCGCTCCATCGTCAGCCATTGATAACGTGCCCAGAAATCCGATGGTGCTATAGCTTAATTCCCACCTGTCCAAGTTATTGGAGGCGCAGTTGCTGCCATACCATTTAGTAGAGTCTGCCGCCTTTAGGTAGCTAATGCCGTGCGCTCATCCTCAATTCCTCACTGAATGATTCCTAGCCGGCATTATTTCTCCTAAAAAGCTATTCCTGCCTTCTTCTCTCATGTGGCAGACAACATGGGCCACTCCCTGTGATTCTTGTTGTGTGGCATGGATCACACCACGGttgacacctggagcagctctcatgggcagggacagtacatgtctttcatggcccactgggtcaatgttttttccaGCAATGGcgaggcagcaccccagcaatGAGGCCAGGTCCATTTGACCCACCCACGATTATGTCGGCCTGGCccccacaccaggcacttatccgGCCCCTCCTACTCCATGAACACGTTTCCATACCCAACAGCAGCAGAGCACAGGGTTGCTTGCACTATCCCTCCTTGATATCACTTGTATCATGTCAAGCGTTGCTAGtccatgttggagctgatcgGCCTTGGAGAGAGCAGCCATACCGACGGGCAGTTGCTGAATTACATCAAGCAACAAACATTTTGCTGGATGTCATCCTGcagactccaactgggcaaggtagtCAGTGACAATGGGCGCAACATCCTGGCTGCCCTGAACCTAggcgaaataacacatgctccctacaTTACGCACATCATCAACCTAGTAGTACAGCTTTATAAGTAAGTAAACTTCAGCCATTCTTACGAGGTGAGGAACTCTCTCCTGAACCTTCAGCAATAGAACAGACTGCCGCTACACTGCTTGATCGGCAAGGCAGCATGTGTTGCTTCTAGTTCAGGCAGTGGCAGATCATCTGAGACGCCTGTCGGGTACTGAAGCCCTTTGAAGAGGCTACAAAGTTTCATCCCTCTCATATAAATTTTAGAACTGATGCTCATGCAGCAGGGGACCACAGCGGAAGAAGAGCAGCTTATGCATCCTGCTGTCTGCCCTATAGCTGATGGGGACACTGCCACTGCAAGAGGAGGAGAAGTcggaggtggaggagcaagaggacgaTGATGATAGTGACTTCGTCCAAGACACCCAATAAAATCAGTGAGCcaccctcactactctgtgactgggccactatgttgacgactcatgttgttgccaccctcaccactctgtgactgggccactgtgttgactcctcatgctattgccaccttccccactctgtgacggagccactatgttgacttctctcgctgttgccaccctcaccactctgtgattgggccacaaATTTCCCTATTTGGCCTTTGTTCACATTACcgattattttacccttcttctgatctgtcagaagaaccgaaagatgaaaaacacaacggatcctatctttggagcatccataaggtctcacacagtcagtattttgcatcaggatttgctgatgatttggaagccaaaagcagaagtggctccaaatactgactgtgttaaAGTTCTGCGTGCAGGACTTCTTTTCCCATCTGAATGAAACCGATTTTAGAGGCAAATAGCCAAAAGTAATGCAAACTGAGTATGATGCCTCTATCATATGGTCAGTATTTTAcatcaggatttgctcatgatttggaagccaaacgcagaagtgggtacaaaacacagaagacatgcaaatattcaaatcACATATCTTTTGGACCGACtcctgtgttttgttttttttaccttagccatactgatcaattactgaccaaatactaaccatttgaaggcggatgcttaaaagataggatccgttttttgggggttgttcttctgacggatcagaaggaaaacataaacagtgacgtcaatacaaacttactactgacaccctttccactctaTCACGGGcccactacttgtatcagtgtgtaacagaacaggttctatagCAAACTATGTGACGGTGGAAAAGAAgagcgctctttcactctataataGAATATTGGGCAACTGCTTAGTTAAACACAatatacctgatgctaacattgacctgtaatgttgagttcacacttcagttatttggtcagtttttgaccCGTAACTTACCAAATAAGTGAATTGCGAACTGATTCTAATAGTGACAcctgtcacctgcctgtcatatTGATGCACAGTAACTTTTTCACGACCACAGCGGActacctatgcatgtttctgcaatgcagtgATGTACATCGATATACATGCTCTCTCCAGTCGCgaaatagctgatttttaacttgctttgtgacaaattagttCGGATCTAATCAAATTCTTgggtaaaattcagcaaagcGTCCAAAACAACTTTTTGAAAACCTCCCTCATTTCTATTGATGATGATAACAATGACCATATACTACTTTAGATGTGGCCTGGCTACTAGAATGATGACTGGGAGCAGGAGAACAGTCTTGCTCACATTGCTGGCCAGTTTTATTTTCCCATGTGAGTACTTGATGCCACTTATGGTGAAGGAGAGCTATAGTTCCTAGATTTGTGCCTGAGAAGCCACATCTGATTCTCTCCGTGAGGAGCTTGCACACTATAAAGCTTTTTGTCACTCAGAAATGTAGTGAAAAATTTCCAAATGGCATaggcacatactgtacatagccATCACCAGCAATGCTCCCAACTTTTGtgccaccaccagcaccaccacccGTGCTTGCACTAGGTCATACAGCTTTTTAGCCTACACTAAgcatgcccaacctgcgaccctccagctgttgtaaaactacaactccctcccATGCTgttggctgatagctgtagtctgccttggagttgtagttttgcaacagctggagagccgcaggttgggcatccctggtctacaccaacagcagcagcatcaactgCTCTTGCGCTAACCACAGCGGAACCAGATTTACACCTGGCAGGTATTTTTGGTCATATATcagctctgctctttattgctgctgccaccaggggcgttgctaagttaaaacattcggggcctgcctgatgttttgtcccaggccccaaatgtcctgcctgacagctagatacaactgtattgcaaccctcaggatggcaatacaattgaatctaatgcactggaagagctgaaggacctgtggtgacatcacaggtcatgtgaccattaaaacaggcagtggttgagaaggacctgcgatgatgtcaccatcatgtgaccactaAAGGAGAGGACGGTGGTGAAGAGATGAAGAAACTGTGGAGAGGTCTACTACATGAGAAGTGGTAAGTGAAGGAagtggcagagcaatgctgggagttgtggtcatttaactgtgactgtatgttagggaagggatgttatttacatggaactgtgtgttggaggtggctggggagggggtgatgttatttacatgggactgtatgttgatggtggctgtaggaggaagtgatgttatttacatgggactgtatgttggaggggactgggggagggagtgatgttatttacaagggactgtatgttgatggcggctgtgggagggagtgatgtttttttacatgggactgaatgttgtagggggttggggcagggtgatgttacttacaaaccggattcccaaaaagttgggacactaaacaaattgtgaataaaaactgaatgcaatgatgtggagatggcaaatgtcaatattttatttgtaatagaacgtagatgacagatcaaatgtttaatctgagtaaatatatctttttaaaggaaaaataagttgattaaaattttcacggtgtcaacaaatctcccaaaagttgggacaagtagcaataagaggctggaaaaagtaaatttgagcataacgaagagctggaagaccaattaacactaattaggtcaattggcaacatgattgggcataaaaagagcttctcagagtggcagtgtctctcagaagccaagatgggtagaggatcaccaattcccacaatgttgcgcagaaagatagtggaacaatatcagaaatgtgttacccagcgaaaaattgcaaagactttgcatctatcatcatcaactgtgcataacataatctgaagattcagagaatctggaacaatctctgtgcgtaagggttaaggccgtaaaaccatactggatgcccatgatctccgggcccttaaacgacactgcaccacaaacaggaatgctactgtaaaggaaatcccagaagggagtggatacaagagctgccctgagtgctgggagaatcaacagcaacttgtatgtgtagaactacaagtcccagctgtatgatgatactgctaagggagtggatacaagagctgccctgagtagtgggagaatcaacagcaacttgtatgtgtagaactacaagtcccagctgtataatgacactgctaatacacacaggatcttccccctaccttcttgtgcaatgttctctagtctgtcagctcctgtgcccagaattgtcactgctgcagctacccagtgtgtgcagctgaaggggttaagaatcctaggcaAGAGCAGACagcccggcagtgaaggggggcatggccagcacagtgacgtctcgtttacaggcttgtaaacaaactttatcagagcagggagagaagctgacatcacaggtcatgtgaccctcagtcaaatctgataaACCAGACACTGctgataaagtgagttaattggaaagttgTTATATTTCCCTAGCCTCTTTATTAAGGAAGGCAATCAGAagcaaaaaactaaaagtgtACTGTATTGTTGAACAGTATAATTGAGTCCAGTATTGAGTCTAGTATAATTgtggtgcagaaaaaaaaaagtcaggcaCACTGTAAACAATAGAAtgaatttaattttaaaaaaatatatattttaaagaaaaaatggataCTTGGACAGAGTCCGGTATAACTGCTATATAACTGTGATGCAGAACAATGTGTCCTGCTGCTGAGCAACtgaatttattaaataaaatgtgacAACTAGAAGAGAAAATTGTTACTTGTCCAGTATAATTGCTATATAACTTAAAGGATTTGtccgcattgaagtgaatggggcagcttAGTTGTAATTACAGTTGTTCACAGTTGTGGTTGCAACGGTGAGCAGGTaagcaatgaagagaaggcactgCTGGTATGAGATCTGCTTTCTCtacgaacagctgattggtggaggtggagGGAGTTGTCTCCcagctgacaacccctttaaacggcATCCCCTTTAAATGCAAAACAATACGCCAGGCACACTATCAACACCAGAATTAAAGTATTATTGtagaaaatttaaaaatttctgaaTAATGTGATTAAGATTGAGACTAGAgaggagcgaatcgaagctgacgaagtggaattcgatccgaatttcaggaaaaatttgattcgcactgaagccgaatttcctcacgcttcgtggtaacgaatcgcattttttcctaaaatggctgctgcatgtgtgaggacatggagaaaggaactctgggaaggcgggatcacccataatgcaatgcatgcagccaatcagcagccagccagccctgtgatgtcacagccctataaatagcggcagccgtcttagattctgccatttaccagtgtacttagtgcagtaagagacgtctgcaggtgctagggacagtgttagaaaaaacatcATTGTGCTTTGTgctaaaaaactatttataagtgcagggaaagattattcaaggtgtagggaaaggatagggaggaatcattccgtaacatttatgtagaacagggttcagtaggggagtttacagcctgggtaataggatagttatgagcggcaggggtcatattcgaattcgcaatattctgcaaatattttgtagaatattcgtcgaatattcgcaaattagaatattcgttatattctacgatttcttttacttgaaaattcggcaaggtaatgatcgtgtaatatgcgaattttcgtaatctTTATAGCGAATTTTTCAGCTTTTAGACaaagaaaattatagcactatattagctaaattgctccatattagtttttttttttatattcgctatattgctataactttgttttttcgaatattcgtaatattctaaaacaagaatatatcgcaatatagcgaatattcgaaaaaacaaatatagagcaatttagctaatatagtgctataatctttttttttatagttgtaatttttttccaatctgaactcttagacaaagaagattatagcactatattagctaaattgctctatattagttttttttccgactattcactatattgctatatattcttgttttagaatattacgaatattcgaaaaaaagaagttatagcaatataacgaatattagaaaaaaaaagaatatagagcaatttagctaatatagtgctataatcttctttgttgtctaatagttgtaattacaaaaattagcattacgaaaattcgcaaaca
This is a stretch of genomic DNA from Bufo gargarizans isolate SCDJY-AF-19 chromosome 3, ASM1485885v1, whole genome shotgun sequence. It encodes these proteins:
- the LOC122933116 gene encoding guanylyl cyclase-activating protein 1, translating into MGNMDGKTVEELSSTEIHRWYKKFMTECPSGQLTQHEFKQFFGLKNLSPASNQYIEQMFNTFDFNKDGYMDFMEYVAALSLVLKGKVEQKLRWYFKLYDVDGNGCIDRGELLNIIKAIRAINRCNEDMTAEEFTDMVFDKIDINGDGELSLEEFMEGVQKDELLLDVLTRSLDLKHIVYMIQNDGKRMDMTERPCTEIATVHSLP